The Calypte anna isolate BGI_N300 chromosome 2, bCalAnn1_v1.p, whole genome shotgun sequence genome includes a window with the following:
- the LOC115597809 gene encoding endonuclease/exonuclease/phosphatase family domain-containing protein 1-like yields MGGSLGCHRSIPRDPADLCHSRKFSAACNFSNILVNQERLNINTATEEELMTLPGVTRVVAQNIVEYREYIGGFKKVEDLALVSGVGAAKLEQVKFEICVSSKGSSAQHSPSSLRKDPVSEHHLSTTKININTATPAQLMSIRGITEKIANSIVDYRKEHGPFKSIEDLVRMDCINSSFLDKIRHQIFAERSRPPSTNTSGGLNFTAKPHPSPTSLSLQSEDLDFPPGGPTQIISTRPSVEMFGGVRDGRPVLRVATWNLQSCSIEKANNPGVREVVCMTLLENRLKQINQQPGDVSC; encoded by the exons ATggggggcagcctgggctgccacCGCTCCATCCCCCGCGACCCGGCTGACCTGTGCCACAGTCGCAAGTTCAGCGCGGCGTGCAACTTCAGCAACATTCTGGTCAACCAGGAGAGGCTCAACATCAACACGGCCACGGAGGAGGAGCTGATGACCCTCCCCGGGGTCACACGGGTGGTAGCCCAGAACATCGTGGAGTACCGGGAGTACATCGGTGGCTTCAAGAAAGTGGAGGACCTGGCGCTGGTGAGCGGGGTCGGGGCGGCCAAGCTGGAGCAGGTTAAGTTCGAGATCTGCGTGAGCAGCAAGGGCAGCTCGGCACAGCACTCGCCCAGCTCCCTGCGCAAGGATCCGGTCTCCGAGCATCATCTCTCCACCACCAAGATCAACATTAACACTgccaccccagcccagctcatGAGCATCCGTGGCATCACCGAGAAGATCGCCAACAGCATTGTGGACTACCGTAAAGAACACGGGCCCTTCAAGAGTATCGAGGACCTGGTAAGGATGGACTGCATCAACTCCTCCTTTTTGGACAAAATCAGGCATCAGATTTTTGCAGAGCGGTCCCGGCCTCCTTCGACGAACACCAGTGGTGGCCTCAACTTCACAGCTAAGCCTCACCCCAGCCCCACTTCTCTGAGCCTCCAGAGTGAGGACCTGGACTTTCCTCCTGGGGGTCCCACCCAGATCATATCCACTCGCCCCTCTGTGGAGATGTTTGGGGGAGTGAGAGATGGCAGACCTGTCCTGAGGGTGGCTACCTGGAACCTGCAAAGCTGCTCCATCGAGAAGGCCAACAACCCAGGTGTGCGGGAAGTTGTGTGCATGACCCTGCTGGAGAATAG actaaAGCAAATCAACCAACAGCCTGGGGATGTCTCCTGCTAA